One segment of Streptosporangium brasiliense DNA contains the following:
- a CDS encoding serine/threonine-protein kinase yields MSPPEPGGLRAGEVLTRRYLLLEPIASGGMSVIWRAFDQSLQRLVAVKVLDGEIGADRGGRELIRREARATARLIHPDAIEVYDYGETVTPHGRLAAYVVMRLLEGRPLSDRITEGPLPWAEAALIAARLANVLAAAHERGIVHRDVTAENVLLTASGAKLLDFGIAAFIGEDGEDGASDYGTPPYVAPERLTGRTADPASDVYALGVLLFEMLTGSTPYPERTWEEIESVRRVGPPPAACAPGLPAEVAALCASCLSPEPENRPKAQETAAALAKALAGGRRGTGTLVMRWTVMAAGAVLVAGALAWNQLTTVLGPGTALGTAPATAPTTTLGPTPAAPAPTTTLAPTARPDPAATSGRGRDLPVPRTVETEHAPRTPPWVKVIRSSVPSLGQSVRRFNALLAEGEDKGGIRPDVALDLRQVLADSVCCSRDLTTVRGKIADRHREGSLSDEFRQALESQLQLVAVALAG; encoded by the coding sequence GTGAGTCCGCCTGAGCCCGGCGGACTCCGCGCGGGAGAGGTGCTCACCCGCCGGTACCTGCTGCTGGAGCCCATCGCGTCGGGCGGCATGAGCGTCATCTGGCGGGCCTTCGACCAGTCCCTGCAGCGGCTGGTCGCGGTCAAGGTGCTGGACGGCGAGATCGGCGCCGACCGCGGGGGCCGCGAACTCATCCGCCGCGAGGCCCGCGCCACCGCGCGGCTCATCCACCCCGACGCGATCGAGGTCTACGACTACGGGGAGACGGTGACCCCGCACGGCCGTCTCGCCGCCTACGTGGTGATGCGGCTGCTTGAGGGGCGCCCGCTGTCCGACCGGATCACCGAGGGCCCGCTGCCGTGGGCGGAGGCGGCACTGATCGCCGCCCGGCTGGCCAACGTGCTGGCCGCCGCCCACGAGCGGGGCATCGTCCACCGGGACGTCACCGCCGAGAACGTGCTGCTGACCGCGTCCGGCGCCAAGCTGCTCGACTTCGGCATCGCGGCGTTCATCGGGGAGGACGGCGAGGACGGCGCCTCCGACTACGGCACGCCCCCCTATGTCGCCCCCGAGCGGCTGACCGGCAGGACCGCCGACCCGGCGAGCGACGTCTACGCGCTCGGCGTGCTGCTGTTCGAGATGCTCACCGGCAGCACGCCGTACCCGGAGCGGACCTGGGAGGAGATCGAGAGCGTCCGGCGGGTGGGGCCGCCGCCCGCCGCCTGCGCCCCGGGGCTGCCCGCCGAGGTCGCCGCGCTCTGCGCGAGCTGCCTCTCCCCGGAGCCGGAGAACCGGCCGAAGGCCCAGGAGACGGCCGCCGCCCTCGCCAAGGCGCTCGCCGGGGGCCGCCGGGGCACGGGCACCCTGGTCATGCGCTGGACGGTGATGGCGGCGGGCGCGGTGCTGGTCGCCGGGGCTCTGGCGTGGAACCAGCTCACCACCGTCCTGGGCCCCGGCACGGCGCTGGGCACCGCGCCGGCCACCGCGCCCACCACGACCCTGGGCCCCACCCCGGCCGCCCCCGCGCCCACCACCACCCTCGCCCCCACCGCGCGCCCCGACCCGGCCGCGACCTCCGGCCGGGGCCGCGACCTGCCCGTCCCCCGGACGGTCGAGACGGAGCACGCCCCGCGGACGCCCCCGTGGGTGAAGGTGATCCGATCGTCGGTGCCGAGCCTCGGCCAGAGCGTGCGGCGCTTCAACGCGCTGCTGGCCGAGGGTGAGGACAAGGGCGGGATCCGCCCCGACGTGGCGCTGGACCTGCGACAGGTGCTGGCCGACAGCGTCTGCTGCTCCCGCGATCTCACCACGGTCCGGGGGAAGATCGCCGACCGGCACCGGGAGGGCTCCCTGTCCGACGAGTTCCGCCAGGCCTTGGAGTCGCAGCTCCAGCTCGTGGCGGTCGCACTGGCCGGGTGA
- a CDS encoding sugar ABC transporter permease, which translates to MGRWFLRYGWRHLVGAAAVVVALFPLVFVAAASVNPSGTLTGSNDLFADPTAEHYRTLFTDPLHPFGSWFANSMAVGVTTAAGSVFLGACAAYAFSRFRFRGRRAGLLGLVFVQLFPQLLAYVAIFLLLSELKEVFPAIGLGSRLGLVMVYLGGALGVNTYLMKGFFDTVPKELDESAQIDGASHAQVFFRVLLPLVAPILVVVALFSFVATLNDFVIAGLVLTDPDQQTLAVGLYQLVSYKLGQNWGVFAAGALIGALPVLVLFQFLQRFIVSGLTSGAVKS; encoded by the coding sequence ATGGGCCGCTGGTTCCTCAGGTACGGCTGGCGTCACCTCGTCGGAGCCGCCGCCGTCGTCGTGGCGCTGTTCCCGCTGGTGTTCGTGGCCGCCGCCTCGGTCAACCCGAGCGGCACACTGACCGGGTCCAACGACCTGTTCGCCGACCCGACGGCGGAGCACTACCGGACCCTCTTCACCGATCCGCTGCATCCGTTCGGAAGCTGGTTCGCCAATTCGATGGCCGTCGGCGTGACCACGGCGGCGGGGTCGGTCTTCCTCGGCGCCTGCGCGGCCTACGCTTTCTCCCGTTTCCGGTTCAGGGGCCGCCGGGCCGGACTGCTCGGACTCGTGTTCGTCCAGCTCTTCCCGCAGCTCCTCGCCTATGTGGCGATCTTCCTGCTGCTGTCGGAGCTCAAGGAGGTCTTCCCGGCGATCGGCCTGGGCAGCAGGCTCGGCCTGGTCATGGTCTATCTGGGGGGCGCGCTCGGCGTGAACACCTACCTGATGAAGGGCTTCTTCGACACGGTTCCGAAGGAGCTGGACGAGTCCGCGCAGATCGACGGGGCCTCGCACGCCCAGGTCTTCTTCCGCGTGCTGCTGCCGCTGGTCGCGCCGATCCTCGTCGTCGTCGCGCTGTTCTCGTTCGTGGCGACGCTCAACGACTTCGTCATCGCCGGACTGGTGCTGACCGATCCCGACCAGCAGACGCTCGCGGTCGGCCTGTACCAGCTCGTCTCCTACAAGCTCGGCCAGAACTGGGGGGTGTTCGCCGCCGGCGCGCTGATCGGCGCGCTGCCGGTGCTCGTGCTCTTCCAGTTCCTGCAGCGTTTCATCGTCAGCGGCCTGACCAGCGGGGCGGTCAAGAGCTGA
- a CDS encoding ABC transporter permease subunit — protein MAARTLSGAVVAKLAVLGVVDALAVYGLVALGGRRSWWLFAAMLVGTAAVNVIYLGSRRVPAKYLAPGVILLLVYQVYVVLYTGYAAFTNYGDGHNGTKQDAVAAILAASETRVPGATARPIRVVERDGELGFLVDGPGGARVGSAVRPLEPVAAPGGGVAGAGGWRTLPYGEIVARQAEITALRVPVPGEGNLRTSDAVTAALYRSTLRYDGRADTVTDPRTGVTYRDDGHGRFAAPGGAVLSPGWKVFVGFENFLTVLTDPSIRAPFLGVLVWTFAFAGLSVGLTFAIGLGLALVLGRPELRGLRVYRSLLVLPYAFPAFMAAILWQGLLNPDHGFVNAVLLGGGHLPWLTDPWLAKLSVLAVNVWIGFPYMFLICTGALQAIPPALTEAAQIDGASPWRVLREIKLPMLLASTTPVLVATFAFNFNNFNVIYMLTGGGPRDARSPVDVGSTDLLISLVYKLAFGGSARNYGLACAVSILIFAVIAAISLAGFRRARRLEAS, from the coding sequence ATGGCGGCACGTACTCTCAGCGGCGCGGTGGTGGCCAAGCTGGCCGTCCTCGGCGTGGTCGACGCGCTCGCGGTCTACGGGCTGGTGGCGCTGGGCGGCCGGCGGTCGTGGTGGCTGTTCGCCGCGATGCTCGTGGGCACGGCCGCGGTCAACGTGATCTACCTGGGCAGCCGGCGGGTCCCGGCGAAGTATCTCGCGCCGGGGGTGATCCTGCTGCTCGTCTACCAGGTCTACGTCGTCCTCTACACCGGCTACGCCGCGTTCACGAACTACGGCGACGGGCACAACGGCACCAAGCAGGACGCCGTCGCGGCGATCCTGGCCGCGAGCGAGACCCGGGTCCCCGGCGCCACCGCCCGGCCGATCAGGGTGGTCGAGCGCGACGGGGAGCTCGGCTTCCTGGTGGACGGGCCGGGTGGCGCCCGGGTCGGCTCCGCCGTACGGCCGCTGGAACCGGTCGCGGCCCCGGGCGGCGGCGTCGCGGGGGCCGGCGGGTGGCGGACGCTGCCCTACGGCGAGATCGTCGCGAGGCAGGCCGAGATCACCGCGCTGCGCGTGCCCGTCCCCGGTGAGGGAAACCTGCGCACGTCCGACGCGGTGACCGCCGCGCTGTACCGCTCGACGCTCCGCTACGACGGACGCGCCGACACCGTCACCGACCCGCGCACCGGCGTGACCTACCGCGACGACGGCCACGGCCGGTTCGCGGCGCCGGGCGGCGCGGTGCTCAGCCCGGGATGGAAGGTGTTCGTGGGGTTCGAGAACTTCCTCACCGTCCTGACGGATCCGAGCATCAGGGCGCCGTTCCTCGGCGTCCTCGTCTGGACCTTCGCCTTCGCCGGGCTCTCCGTCGGCCTGACCTTCGCCATCGGGCTCGGCCTGGCCCTGGTGCTGGGCCGGCCGGAGCTGCGGGGGCTGCGGGTCTACCGCTCGCTGCTGGTGCTGCCCTACGCCTTCCCCGCCTTCATGGCCGCCATCCTCTGGCAGGGCCTGCTCAACCCCGACCACGGCTTCGTCAACGCGGTGCTGCTCGGCGGCGGCCACCTGCCCTGGCTCACCGACCCCTGGCTGGCCAAGCTCAGCGTGCTGGCCGTCAACGTCTGGATCGGCTTCCCGTACATGTTCCTCATCTGCACCGGCGCGCTGCAGGCCATCCCGCCCGCGCTCACCGAGGCCGCGCAGATCGACGGCGCGAGCCCGTGGCGGGTGCTGCGCGAGATCAAGCTGCCGATGCTGCTGGCCTCGACCACGCCGGTGCTGGTCGCGACCTTCGCGTTCAACTTCAACAACTTCAACGTGATCTACATGCTCACCGGCGGCGGGCCCAGGGACGCCCGGTCGCCCGTCGACGTCGGCTCGACCGACCTGCTCATCTCGCTGGTCTACAAGCTGGCCTTCGGCGGCAGCGCCCGGAACTACGGGCTGGCGTGCGCGGTCTCCATCCTCATCTTCGCCGTCATCGCGGCGATCTCGCTCGCCGGGTTCCGCCGGGCGCGCAGGCTGGAGGCGAGCTGA
- a CDS encoding sugar ABC transporter substrate-binding protein — protein sequence MRITAPTLMGLALLTAGCAADVQTGRSDQASGPARATATLTVWADDSRAKPLQDLAAAFERDRGVKVKIVQKGMGGLRDDFVSQAPTGQGPDMIVGPHDWLGKLVQNGVVAPIDLGATASRFPKIALDAMRYEGQTYGLPYSIESVALLRNMKLAPERPKTFDELVAAGGELVREGKATFPVGLPVDPKAGSPYHLYPLQTSFGSSVFDGGELAIDNPGGLKFAAYLRRLAEAKVISTSLSGEIATNAFREGRTPYLITGPWDAPALAKAGVPFAVEPVPPAGPEPARPFVGVQGFYVSAKSANPILANDFLLNYLATPEAQRALYAAGGRPPAMTSVREELRGDLVMTGFADATLAGEPAPNVPAMDAVWGDWGLSQLAVITGDGDPAKLTEGAADRIRAKIAN from the coding sequence ATGCGCATCACAGCTCCGACCCTGATGGGGCTCGCGCTCCTGACCGCCGGGTGCGCCGCCGATGTCCAGACCGGCCGGTCGGATCAGGCGTCCGGGCCCGCGCGGGCCACCGCGACGCTCACCGTCTGGGCCGACGACAGCCGGGCCAAACCGCTCCAGGACCTCGCCGCGGCGTTCGAGCGGGACCGCGGCGTCAAGGTCAAGATCGTGCAGAAGGGCATGGGCGGCCTCCGCGACGACTTCGTCTCCCAGGCGCCGACGGGCCAGGGGCCCGACATGATCGTCGGGCCGCACGACTGGCTCGGCAAGCTCGTCCAGAACGGTGTCGTCGCGCCGATCGACCTCGGCGCCACGGCCTCGCGGTTCCCGAAGATCGCGCTCGACGCCATGCGCTACGAAGGCCAGACGTACGGCCTGCCGTACAGCATCGAGAGCGTCGCGCTCCTGCGCAACATGAAGCTCGCCCCCGAGCGGCCCAAGACGTTCGACGAGCTGGTGGCGGCGGGCGGCGAACTGGTGCGCGAGGGGAAGGCGACGTTCCCCGTCGGGCTGCCCGTCGACCCCAAGGCGGGCTCGCCCTACCATCTCTACCCGTTGCAGACCTCCTTCGGCTCCTCCGTGTTCGACGGCGGCGAGCTGGCGATCGACAACCCCGGGGGCCTGAAGTTCGCCGCCTACCTCAGGCGGCTCGCCGAGGCCAAGGTCATCTCCACCTCGCTGAGCGGTGAGATCGCGACCAACGCCTTCCGTGAGGGCCGGACGCCCTACCTGATCACCGGGCCGTGGGACGCGCCCGCGCTCGCCAAGGCCGGGGTACCGTTCGCGGTCGAGCCGGTCCCGCCGGCGGGGCCGGAGCCGGCCAGGCCCTTCGTCGGTGTCCAGGGGTTCTACGTCAGCGCGAAGTCGGCCAATCCGATCCTGGCCAACGACTTCCTGCTCAACTACCTGGCCACCCCCGAGGCGCAGCGCGCGCTGTACGCGGCGGGCGGCCGGCCCCCGGCGATGACGTCGGTGCGCGAGGAGCTCCGCGGCGACCTGGTGATGACCGGCTTCGCCGACGCGACGCTGGCCGGTGAACCCGCGCCGAACGTGCCGGCCATGGACGCGGTCTGGGGCGACTGGGGGCTGTCGCAGCTCGCCGTCATCACCGGCGACGGCGACCCGGCCAAGCTGACCGAGGGCGCCGCCGACCGCATCCGCGCGAAGATCGCGAACTGA
- a CDS encoding alpha/beta hydrolase-fold protein → MIDVLHGVRSAALGNARDVFVYTPPGYDPAAGPYPVVYLHDGQHVFAGAGLDPSWRLDETLDELIGGRALPPLVAVGVSNAGDERGAEYSHIAPYPRDPRGLFRGELYERFLIEELMPLIRSRYAVTGSAEGTAVMGSSMGGLVSYHLAFRRPDVFGLAAILSPFLVFVDPETLAETPVYRRFTERGPGRVWIDIGGMEGLITVHHARELADRLVELGYAPDAELRYRHEPGAPHHESAWRTRAASALLHLFGAEGPPVELTAASETLTAGVGEVIDVAPVAVRADGCAYSALSAEVTWQPADRLGPAGTALLAATGPGTADVTATVGALTARQTITVVDGGPTATLDVTVLTPPGTPDGDTVYFSGLVTTRVAPGVHHGRWRLPRGLGLNGTVGRGWRCDGLDGAGLPIREPLRHDADRRLTVKVEGWSDPERDDPHRGSSLTGGPEQDDPRRSPAPADASERNGPRRSPAFTDGPDASGPASTDGPDASGPDPETDTPRSGS, encoded by the coding sequence ATGATCGACGTCCTGCACGGAGTCCGTTCCGCCGCACTCGGCAACGCCCGCGACGTCTTCGTCTACACGCCGCCGGGCTATGACCCCGCCGCCGGGCCGTACCCCGTGGTCTATCTGCACGACGGCCAGCACGTGTTCGCCGGGGCCGGTCTCGATCCGAGCTGGCGGCTCGACGAGACGCTGGACGAGCTGATCGGCGGCCGGGCGCTGCCGCCGCTGGTCGCGGTCGGGGTCTCCAACGCCGGTGACGAGCGGGGCGCGGAGTACTCCCACATCGCGCCCTACCCGCGCGACCCCCGTGGCCTGTTCCGGGGCGAGCTGTACGAGCGATTCCTCATCGAGGAGCTGATGCCGCTCATCCGGTCCCGGTACGCGGTGACCGGCTCCGCCGAGGGCACCGCCGTCATGGGCTCGTCGATGGGCGGGCTGGTCAGCTACCACCTGGCCTTCCGGCGTCCCGACGTGTTCGGGCTGGCGGCGATCCTCTCGCCGTTCCTGGTGTTCGTCGATCCCGAGACGCTGGCGGAGACGCCCGTCTACCGGCGCTTCACCGAGCGCGGGCCCGGCCGGGTGTGGATCGACATCGGCGGGATGGAGGGGCTGATCACGGTGCACCACGCCCGTGAGCTCGCCGACCGGCTCGTCGAGCTGGGTTACGCGCCCGACGCGGAGCTGCGCTACCGGCACGAGCCCGGTGCGCCGCACCACGAGAGCGCGTGGCGGACGCGGGCGGCCAGCGCGCTGCTGCACCTGTTCGGGGCCGAGGGGCCGCCGGTCGAGCTCACCGCCGCCTCCGAGACGCTGACGGCCGGTGTGGGCGAGGTGATCGACGTCGCCCCCGTCGCCGTGCGCGCGGACGGTTGCGCCTACTCGGCACTCAGCGCCGAGGTGACCTGGCAGCCCGCGGACCGGCTCGGACCCGCGGGCACCGCGCTGCTCGCGGCCACCGGTCCCGGCACCGCCGACGTCACGGCCACCGTGGGCGCGCTCACGGCCCGCCAGACGATCACTGTCGTGGACGGCGGGCCGACCGCGACGCTCGACGTCACCGTCCTCACCCCGCCCGGCACTCCCGACGGGGACACCGTCTACTTCTCCGGCCTCGTCACCACGCGCGTCGCCCCCGGCGTCCACCACGGCCGGTGGCGGCTGCCCCGCGGGCTCGGGCTCAACGGCACCGTCGGCAGGGGCTGGCGCTGCGACGGACTGGACGGGGCCGGCCTCCCGATCCGGGAGCCGCTCAGGCACGACGCCGACCGCCGCCTGACCGTCAAGGTCGAGGGATGGAGCGATCCGGAGCGGGACGACCCGCACAGGGGCTCGTCCCTCACCGGCGGGCCCGAGCAGGATGATCCGCGCCGGAGCCCGGCCCCCGCGGACGCGTCCGAGAGGAACGGCCCGCGCCGGAGCCCGGCCTTCACGGACGGACCCGACGCGTCCGGCCCGGCCTCCACGGACGGACCCGACGCGTCCGGCCCGGACCCCGAAACCGACACCCCCCGCTCCGGATCATGA
- a CDS encoding glycoside hydrolase family 13 protein has product MGYRETLCNTWAHHDGSPLYVADPAPSLGDRVELSVRVAHALGVRRVYVRTAPDGEPRFTEASIDRVSDSETWWRCAVEMVNPECGYRFLLHTAKGPLWLTAAGLSALDVPDTTDFMLTTHPAPPAWAAGSVIYQIFPDRFARSGRVSGPVPDWVRQAEWDDPIPWGSPHALQQLYGGDLWGVAERLDHIAELGADLLYLTPFFPARSNHRYDATTFERVDPLLGGDEALRALTGAAHARGMRVIGDITLNHSGDGHEWFAAESAVRDDFYYVDGDDYATFAGVRTLPKFDHRSAELRRRLYEGPRSVIARYLEEFGLDGWRVDVAQSAGRHGEIELNDRVATLTRETMSGHDALLLAEHQFDASRTLRGTGWHGTMSYAGFARPVWSWLARERSTEFWGVPGPIPHYGGADLAEVMRRYSALIPWRAYTHNLTLLDSHDTARFRSVAGREHQHLGAALLFTLPGLPMVFAGDEVGVEGVHLEDGRRPFPWDRTRWDRGTYQVYRDLVRLRRSHEALRTGGLRWLHVADDTVVYERATPDQTLLVQVSRASHPPVAAPAAGVSLTGGPSLRPGLPMPADGPAFHVWELEA; this is encoded by the coding sequence ATGGGCTATCGAGAAACACTCTGCAACACCTGGGCGCACCACGACGGCTCGCCGCTGTACGTCGCCGACCCCGCGCCGAGCCTCGGCGACCGGGTCGAGCTGTCCGTGCGCGTCGCCCACGCCCTGGGCGTCCGCCGGGTGTACGTCCGCACCGCCCCCGACGGCGAGCCGCGTTTCACCGAGGCGTCGATCGACAGGGTGAGCGACTCCGAGACGTGGTGGCGCTGTGCCGTCGAGATGGTCAACCCCGAGTGCGGCTACCGCTTCCTGCTGCACACCGCGAAGGGTCCGCTCTGGCTGACCGCGGCCGGGCTCTCGGCGCTGGACGTGCCGGACACCACCGACTTCATGCTGACCACCCACCCCGCGCCGCCCGCGTGGGCCGCCGGTTCGGTGATCTACCAGATCTTCCCCGACCGGTTCGCCCGCTCCGGGCGGGTCTCCGGTCCCGTGCCCGACTGGGTACGGCAGGCCGAGTGGGACGACCCGATCCCGTGGGGCAGCCCGCACGCGTTGCAGCAGCTGTACGGCGGCGACCTGTGGGGCGTGGCCGAGCGCCTGGACCACATCGCCGAGCTGGGCGCGGACCTCCTCTATCTGACGCCGTTCTTCCCCGCCCGGTCCAACCACCGCTACGACGCGACCACATTCGAGCGGGTGGACCCGCTGCTCGGCGGGGACGAGGCGCTGCGCGCGCTGACCGGCGCCGCGCACGCGCGGGGCATGCGTGTGATCGGCGACATCACGCTCAACCACTCCGGCGACGGGCACGAGTGGTTCGCCGCGGAGAGCGCGGTGCGTGACGACTTCTACTACGTCGACGGCGACGACTACGCGACGTTCGCCGGGGTGAGGACGCTGCCCAAGTTCGACCACCGCTCGGCGGAGCTGCGCCGCCGGCTCTACGAGGGCCCGCGTTCGGTGATCGCCCGTTACCTGGAGGAGTTCGGTCTCGACGGCTGGCGGGTCGACGTCGCCCAGTCGGCGGGACGGCACGGCGAGATCGAGCTGAACGACCGGGTGGCCACGCTCACCCGGGAGACGATGTCGGGTCACGACGCGCTGCTGCTCGCCGAGCACCAGTTCGACGCCTCGCGGACGCTGCGCGGCACCGGCTGGCACGGCACCATGTCCTACGCCGGTTTCGCCCGTCCGGTCTGGTCATGGCTGGCACGGGAACGGTCCACCGAGTTCTGGGGCGTGCCCGGGCCGATCCCGCACTACGGCGGAGCGGACCTGGCCGAGGTGATGCGCCGCTACTCGGCGCTGATCCCGTGGCGGGCCTACACGCACAACCTCACACTGCTCGACTCGCACGACACGGCCAGGTTCCGCTCGGTCGCCGGGCGGGAGCACCAGCATCTCGGCGCCGCCCTGCTGTTCACGCTGCCGGGCCTGCCGATGGTCTTCGCCGGGGACGAGGTCGGCGTCGAGGGTGTGCACCTGGAGGACGGACGCCGTCCCTTCCCCTGGGACAGGACCCGCTGGGACCGGGGCACCTACCAGGTCTACCGCGATCTGGTACGGCTGCGCCGCTCGCACGAGGCGCTGCGTACCGGTGGCCTGCGCTGGCTGCACGTGGCCGACGACACCGTCGTCTACGAGCGCGCGACCCCGGACCAGACCCTGCTCGTCCAGGTCAGCCGGGCCTCCCACCCGCCCGTCGCCGCCCCCGCCGCCGGGGTCAGCCTCACCGGCGGGCCCTCGCTGCGGCCCGGCCTGCCCATGCCCGCCGACGGGCCCGCCTTCCACGTCTGGGAGCTCGAAGCATGA
- a CDS encoding LacI family DNA-binding transcriptional regulator, with protein sequence MPRPSVRTIASLVGVSAATVSRVLNDRPGVSEELRAKVLEGMREHALVAPAPVTEPFVGIIVPELDNPIFPVLAGAIEAKLGGHGVTALIGSSTAKGPTELDYISTLVRRGIQGLVLISGRHANPAADHGFYWQLYQRRIPMVLVGGHVPDLPVSTVTTDEAAGAAMAVAHLRELGHVRIGLAGGQGYLRPSQNRLMGYRREMRRSFGSVVDALHVESDYSLTGGHAAARRLLAAGATAVIAGSDLMALGAVAGVREAGLRVPDDVSVVGYDDSYLAAHGDPPLTTVQQPIEQMASAVATAMWQRLQGYHAPHVDHVFTPRLVVRASTARPPARGAAHETAAHETAAHETGGVGHGGAGA encoded by the coding sequence ATGCCTCGACCTTCAGTCCGCACGATCGCCTCCCTGGTGGGAGTGAGCGCCGCAACGGTCAGCCGGGTGCTCAACGACAGGCCTGGCGTGTCCGAGGAACTGCGGGCCAAGGTTCTGGAGGGTATGCGAGAGCATGCCCTGGTCGCACCGGCGCCCGTCACCGAACCGTTCGTCGGGATCATCGTCCCCGAGCTGGACAACCCGATCTTCCCCGTGCTGGCCGGCGCGATCGAGGCCAAGCTGGGCGGCCACGGCGTCACCGCGCTGATAGGCAGCTCGACCGCCAAGGGACCGACCGAGCTGGACTACATCTCCACCCTGGTACGGCGGGGCATCCAGGGGCTGGTGCTCATCTCGGGGCGGCACGCCAACCCCGCGGCCGACCACGGCTTCTACTGGCAGCTCTACCAGCGGCGCATCCCCATGGTGCTGGTCGGCGGGCACGTGCCCGACCTGCCGGTCTCGACCGTCACGACGGACGAGGCCGCGGGGGCGGCGATGGCGGTGGCGCACCTGAGAGAGCTGGGGCACGTGCGGATCGGGCTGGCCGGCGGGCAGGGTTACCTCCGGCCCTCGCAGAACCGGCTGATGGGCTACCGCCGCGAGATGCGCAGGTCGTTCGGCTCGGTGGTCGACGCCCTCCACGTCGAATCGGACTACTCGCTCACCGGCGGGCACGCGGCGGCCCGCCGGCTGCTGGCCGCGGGAGCCACGGCGGTGATCGCGGGAAGCGACCTGATGGCGCTGGGCGCGGTCGCGGGAGTGCGCGAGGCGGGGCTCCGCGTGCCCGACGACGTGTCGGTCGTCGGATATGACGACTCCTATCTGGCCGCGCACGGCGACCCGCCGCTGACGACCGTGCAGCAGCCGATCGAGCAGATGGCCTCCGCCGTGGCCACCGCGATGTGGCAGCGCCTGCAGGGCTACCACGCACCGCACGTGGACCATGTGTTCACGCCGCGGCTGGTGGTCCGCGCCTCGACCGCCCGGCCGCCGGCGCGCGGGGCGGCGCATGAGACGGCGGCGCATGAGACGGCGGCACACGAGACGGGCGGCGTCGGCCACGGAGGCGCGGGGGCCTGA